Proteins found in one uncultured Desulfuromonas sp. genomic segment:
- the pal gene encoding peptidoglycan-associated lipoprotein Pal, which yields MKTFKLLCLFALILILAAGCAKPVTEDTSTEEACEVTEVAPTTETVPSYTDSAVTETTPVVEPVATPVLGTIYFEFDQYTLSAEARDTLAENMRYLQANPGTTLVIEGHCDERGSDEYNLALGERRAIAAQQYLTSMGVATDRLSTISYGEEKPVDTASTEEAWAKNRRAAFVPKP from the coding sequence ATGAAAACGTTCAAGCTACTGTGCCTTTTTGCGTTGATCCTGATTCTCGCAGCCGGCTGTGCAAAACCTGTCACTGAAGACACGAGCACAGAAGAAGCCTGTGAAGTAACAGAAGTGGCTCCCACAACTGAAACCGTCCCCAGTTACACAGATTCAGCTGTAACTGAAACCACTCCTGTTGTTGAGCCTGTTGCCACCCCGGTTCTTGGCACAATTTATTTTGAGTTTGATCAATACACCTTGTCTGCCGAAGCGCGTGACACCCTAGCAGAAAACATGCGTTACCTGCAGGCTAATCCTGGAACAACCTTGGTGATCGAAGGCCATTGTGACGAGCGCGGCTCGGACGAATACAACCTGGCTCTGGGTGAACGCCGTGCTATTGCTGCCCAGCAATATCTGACCTCCATGGGCGTTGCAACGGATCGTCTCTCCACCATCTCCTACGGTGAGGAAAAACCCGTTGATACGGCCAGCACAGAAGAGGCGTGGGCTAAAAACCGTCGCGCCGCGTTTGTACCCAAACCTTAA
- the nadA gene encoding quinolinate synthase NadA, protein MTEQQIKQEILKLAKEHDALILAHNYQRDEIQDIADVTGDSLALSIAASKTDKKVIVFCGVHFMAESAAVLAPDKIVLLPDQGAGCPMADMVTPEALQTMREEYPEAPVVAYVNTSAETKALSDICCTSANAVKVVNSLPDQEVILIPDRNLGNYIASHVDKTCHLWPGFCPVHDQLHLKQVQACREEHPDAVCLAHPECPPEVLESVDHILSTGGMLEYVRNSSEKKFIIATERGILCQLRKDNPDKEFFFPEYEFICEDMKKITLEQLLTCLQTMQPQITVPEEVSVAARRSLERMLAIPRD, encoded by the coding sequence ATGACTGAACAACAAATCAAACAAGAGATTCTCAAGCTGGCTAAAGAGCACGATGCGCTTATTCTTGCTCACAATTACCAGCGTGATGAAATCCAGGATATTGCGGATGTCACAGGGGACTCTCTGGCCCTCTCGATTGCGGCATCAAAAACGGATAAAAAGGTAATCGTTTTTTGTGGTGTCCATTTTATGGCGGAAAGCGCAGCCGTTTTAGCTCCAGATAAGATTGTTCTTTTGCCTGATCAAGGTGCCGGTTGTCCAATGGCGGATATGGTCACACCGGAAGCACTTCAAACCATGCGCGAGGAATATCCCGAAGCGCCGGTGGTTGCCTACGTGAACACCAGTGCCGAGACCAAGGCCTTGAGCGATATCTGCTGCACCAGTGCCAATGCCGTTAAAGTGGTCAACTCACTGCCGGACCAAGAAGTGATCTTGATTCCCGACCGCAATCTGGGGAACTATATTGCCTCCCATGTCGACAAAACCTGCCATTTGTGGCCTGGGTTCTGTCCGGTTCACGATCAGTTGCACCTTAAACAGGTTCAGGCGTGTCGCGAAGAACACCCCGATGCCGTGTGTCTGGCACATCCGGAGTGTCCGCCGGAAGTTCTTGAGAGTGTCGATCACATCTTGTCGACCGGTGGCATGCTGGAGTATGTGCGCAACAGCTCAGAAAAGAAATTTATTATCGCAACGGAACGGGGTATTCTCTGTCAGTTGCGCAAGGACAACCCGGATAAGGAGTTTTTCTTTCCTGAATACGAGTTTATCTGCGAAGATATGAAGAAAATTACCTTGGAACAATTGTTAACCTGCCTGCAGACCATGCAGCCTCAAATCACCGTTCCGGAAGAGGTCAGTGTGGCTGCGCGTCGTTCCCTTGAGAGGATGCTGGCTATTCCTCGCGATTAA
- the hslO gene encoding Hsp33 family molecular chaperone HslO has product MSDQLIRVLSHDKQIRASFAVTTELTKEICLLQQTDPTASVALGRLTTAAALMGSLLKGDQRLGLTIEGNGPLKKLQAETDAHGVVRATIKVPQCHLPPVDGHFDVSGAIGKAGFLHVTKDLGMKEPYQGMVQLVTSEIGEDIAHYFSTSEQTPTSIALGVLLDRSAHIAASGGYFIQAMPDCDEKVLASLDSHLANLPPISSLIREGLSPIELAQQVLNDSHFKLQDTVDLEFKCNCSRRHVLSMLAGFPGEELEALSQREEDTEITCEYCKTNYRFTPAELSHIAQGKNSA; this is encoded by the coding sequence ATGTCTGATCAACTGATTCGGGTGTTAAGTCACGACAAACAAATTCGTGCTTCGTTTGCCGTTACCACGGAATTAACCAAAGAGATCTGCCTGTTGCAACAGACCGACCCTACTGCCAGTGTGGCCCTGGGTCGCCTGACCACAGCGGCGGCTTTGATGGGCTCACTGCTCAAAGGCGACCAACGGCTCGGCCTGACGATTGAGGGCAACGGGCCGTTAAAAAAACTGCAGGCGGAAACGGATGCCCACGGCGTTGTCCGGGCGACCATCAAGGTTCCTCAATGCCATCTGCCCCCCGTTGACGGCCACTTTGATGTGTCTGGAGCCATCGGCAAAGCCGGTTTTCTTCATGTCACCAAAGATCTCGGTATGAAAGAGCCTTATCAGGGTATGGTGCAATTGGTTACGAGCGAAATTGGCGAGGATATCGCCCACTATTTCTCTACGTCCGAGCAGACCCCCACGTCCATCGCTCTGGGGGTTCTTCTGGACCGTTCGGCACATATTGCTGCCAGTGGTGGCTACTTTATCCAGGCCATGCCCGATTGTGATGAAAAGGTTCTCGCATCTCTGGACAGCCATTTGGCCAATCTGCCACCCATTTCCTCGCTGATCCGCGAGGGCTTATCGCCCATCGAGTTGGCCCAACAGGTTCTTAACGACAGTCATTTCAAACTGCAAGACACCGTTGATCTTGAATTTAAGTGCAATTGCAGCCGCCGCCATGTCCTGTCCATGCTCGCCGGTTTTCCCGGCGAGGAGCTGGAGGCCTTGAGTCAACGAGAGGAAGACACCGAGATCACCTGTGAGTATTGCAAGACAAACTATCGGTTTACACCCGCAGAACTCAGCCATATCGCGCAGGGCAAGAACTCCGCGTAG
- a CDS encoding response regulator, whose protein sequence is MAKRKKFGEVLVDEGVIDEKVLQSALARQSGTGKRLGQILEEQKVISERDIALVLARQFGLKTVKNIADHNFSEKILDLIDSEKALQKLIFPLKVEEKTLYLAMVNPLDMETLDTLSFGTGLRIVPYLTTPQEIHAAINKHYMKSIQVPAEGKWWRIMLVDTQLPTLSAPLSALSQEGFDIIQCGNAIEAVPIAVKAHPHLIITEANMPKISGADLFNSLKKNPQTATIPVIALSGRATAKEEAQLLDMGFIDFIAKPVNAIRLSARIKRVLKLLYEDLSAPPERRR, encoded by the coding sequence ATGGCAAAGCGAAAAAAATTTGGTGAAGTGCTTGTTGATGAAGGCGTTATTGATGAAAAAGTCCTGCAAAGTGCTTTAGCCAGGCAATCGGGAACTGGAAAACGCCTGGGTCAGATACTTGAAGAGCAAAAGGTTATTTCTGAACGAGACATCGCGCTGGTTCTTGCACGGCAGTTTGGTTTGAAAACCGTCAAAAATATTGCCGATCACAATTTTTCGGAAAAGATTCTCGACCTCATCGACAGTGAAAAAGCCCTGCAGAAACTGATTTTTCCTCTGAAAGTCGAAGAGAAAACCCTTTATTTGGCCATGGTCAACCCGTTGGACATGGAAACCCTCGACACCCTGTCATTCGGTACCGGTCTGCGGATTGTTCCCTATTTAACCACCCCCCAGGAAATTCATGCTGCCATCAATAAGCACTACATGAAGTCGATTCAGGTTCCCGCCGAAGGGAAGTGGTGGCGCATTATGCTGGTCGACACGCAACTGCCAACACTGTCAGCGCCGCTCTCGGCGCTCAGTCAGGAGGGATTTGACATCATTCAGTGCGGCAATGCCATTGAAGCCGTACCGATAGCGGTTAAAGCCCATCCCCATCTCATCATCACCGAAGCCAATATGCCCAAAATAAGTGGCGCGGATCTGTTCAATTCGCTGAAAAAAAATCCTCAGACCGCGACGATTCCGGTCATCGCTTTATCGGGGCGGGCAACAGCTAAAGAGGAAGCCCAACTGCTCGATATGGGCTTTATCGATTTTATCGCCAAACCGGTCAATGCCATCCGCTTGTCTGCCAGGATCAAACGGGTCCTTAAATTACTCTATGAAGACCTCAGTGCGCCTCCGGAGCGACGGCGTTAA
- the ybgF gene encoding tol-pal system protein YbgF: protein MRPCSYITVIGLLLLSSCVPLQQTTSSQDAQINALKQRLTALEQRSTSQPPSTDAAQLRNIARQQANLKAEIDTLRVDLQSLNGRLEDQQHGIMQLRDELTLSQNDLSLRVAALEEAKIQTPAEIVQQPVTPVQPPVVETPTAQPTAPTVAPSQNAQAAPAEPAPQDKPEELYHQALQLVQQGSDFTKSRDLFRQFIQSYPQHDLAVNAMYWIGETLYGDKQYESAILQFQDVIQKYPNHPKMPAALMKQGLAFYALGDVRNAKIILQKVVDNYPQTPEADKAQERLKSWQ, encoded by the coding sequence ATGCGCCCCTGTTCTTATATCACTGTCATCGGCCTCTTGCTGCTGTCCAGCTGTGTTCCTCTGCAACAGACAACATCCAGTCAAGATGCACAGATTAATGCCTTGAAACAGCGCCTGACCGCACTGGAACAGCGCAGCACCAGCCAACCCCCATCAACAGACGCGGCTCAATTGCGCAATATCGCCCGGCAACAGGCCAACCTGAAGGCAGAGATCGATACATTACGTGTCGACCTGCAAAGCCTGAACGGACGCCTGGAAGACCAGCAACACGGCATCATGCAATTACGTGACGAGCTGACCCTGTCACAAAACGACCTGAGCCTGCGTGTTGCTGCCCTTGAGGAAGCCAAAATCCAGACACCCGCGGAGATCGTGCAACAGCCCGTCACCCCTGTGCAACCTCCAGTCGTCGAGACGCCCACAGCACAACCGACTGCCCCCACTGTCGCACCAAGCCAAAACGCGCAGGCGGCGCCTGCTGAGCCAGCGCCGCAGGATAAACCTGAAGAGCTTTACCATCAGGCCCTGCAACTGGTTCAACAGGGATCGGACTTCACCAAGTCACGTGATCTGTTCCGGCAGTTTATCCAGAGCTACCCGCAACACGATCTGGCGGTAAATGCCATGTACTGGATTGGCGAGACACTCTACGGAGACAAACAGTACGAAAGTGCGATTCTGCAATTTCAGGATGTGATCCAGAAATACCCTAACCACCCCAAAATGCCTGCCGCCCTGATGAAACAGGGGCTGGCTTTTTACGCCTTGGGCGATGTACGTAATGCAAAGATTATTCTTCAAAAGGTGGTGGATAACTATCCTCAGACTCCGGAAGCTGACAAGGCTCAGGAGCGTCTGAAAAGTTGGCAATAA